Proteins encoded together in one Cicer arietinum cultivar CDC Frontier isolate Library 1 chromosome 4, Cicar.CDCFrontier_v2.0, whole genome shotgun sequence window:
- the LOC101506399 gene encoding root phototropism protein 3-like isoform X1, translating to MKSDMLEFPSVDKATMKSNRCVVLPANVPMIAHSLKRKNQNWIARANSANDLIIQIGDSNFHLHKLAMVSRSEYLNRLVLTRANNIEDNTTTTTTIRIDNLPGGRKTLELVVKFCYGWKFDMTKSNIASLYSAANFLEMSEEIEQQNLISMTESFLTFLLFSSWKDTFCILKSCESISHWAKELQIVKRCSEAIAWKSCAIQNVQSKTNNPWWFEDVSLLRIDHFIEVIQLIKKRGMKSNLVGSCIQYWTTKWFSEVTLGFDHNVTPKHMTIKLHRVSIECLIKMLPIEENSVSCNFLLQLLKVGMVLKINDELLCVVERRVVLMLEQCSVQDLLVKNHGDKDSLYDVDVVVKVLQCYVCGMSSNHAAKLQTVGRLVDGYLSQVARDQRVKVESFKLLVEALPQNARDFDDNLYRAIDMYLKAHPYLTEEERENVCSVLEYHRLSQEARMHVMKNDRLPLKLSTQFVLLEQVNMSWTMASNGSYCQRTRTQTNIRVSKDFNRQMNHEIKVMRKDVEMMKSQLLDLNTCKMKIQKQLKICTH from the exons ATGAAGAGTGACATGCTTGAATTTCCTAGTGTTGATAAGGCAACCATGAAGAGCAACCGATGTGTCGTCCTACCAGCTAATGTTCCTATGATTGCTCATTCCTTAAAACGGAAAAACCAAAACTG GATTGCCAGGGCAAATTCCGCTAATGATTTAATCATACAAATTGGTGATTCCAATTTTCACTTGCATAAG CTTGCCATGGTCTCAAGAAGCGAATATTTGAATAGGCTTGTCTTGACAAGAGCAAACAACATAGAAGAcaatactactactactactaccaTTCGAATAGACAATCTTCCAGGTGGTAGAAAAACTTTAGAGTTAGTAGTCAAATTCTGTTACGGTTGGAAATTTGACATGACTAAATCCAACATTGCTTCATTATATTCCGCCGCAAATTTCTTAGAAATGTCTGAAGAAATTGAACAACAAAATCTCATTTCCATGACAGAATCATTTCTAACCTTTCTATTATTTTCTTCATGGAAAGACACATTTTGTATACTCAAAAGTTGTGAATCAATTTCCCATTGGGCCAAAGAGTTACAAATAGTGAAACGTTGCTCAGAAGCAATAGCTTGGAAGTCATGTGCAATTCAAAATGTGCAAAGCAAAACTAATAATCCTTGGTGGTTTGAAGATGTATCACTTTTACGTATCGATCATTTTATTGAAGTGATTCAATTGATCAAAAAGCGCGGAATGAAATCAAATCTTGTTGGTTCTTGTATACAATATTGGACTACAAAATGGTTCTCTGAAGTTACACTTGGATTTGATCATAATGTGACTCCTAAACACATGACAATAAAGTTGCATAGAGTTTCAATAGAGTGTTTGATTAAAATGCTTCCTATTGAAGAAAATTCAGTGTCTTGCAATTTTTTGCTTCAATTGTTAAAGGTAGGGATGGTGTTGAAAATCAATGATGAGTTGTTGTGTGTGGTAGAAAGAAGAGTTGTTTTAATGTTGGAGCAGTGTAGTGTTCAAGacttattggttaaaaatcatggAGATAAAGATTCTTTGTATGatgttgatgttgttgttaAAGTGTTGCAATGTTATGTTTGTGGCATGTCAAGTAATCATGCAGCAAAACTTCAAACTGTTGGAAGGTTGGTGGATGGTTATCTATCACAAGTTGCAAGGGATCAGAGGGTTAAAGTGGAAAGTTTCAAGTTGCTTGTTGAAGCATTGCCACAAAATGCTAGAGACTTTGATGACAATCTCTATAGAGCAATTGACATGTACCTTAAG GCACATCCATATTTGACAGAAGAAGAACGAGAAAATGTGTGTAGTGTCTTGGAATACCATAGATTATCACAAGAAGCACGTATGCATGTGATGAAGAATGATAGGTTGCCTTTGAAATTATCAACACAGTTTGTCCTTCTAGAACAAGTGAACATGTCATGGACAATGGCAAGTAATGGATCATATTGCCAAAGAACTAGAACTCAGACAAACATAAGGGTAAGCAAAGATTTTAACAGACAAATGAATCACGAGATAAAAGTGATGAGAAAAGATGTTGAAATGATGAAGTCTCAGCTCTTGGACCTAAATACTTGCAAAATGAAAATCCAAAAGCAACTGAAGATATGCACTCATTGA
- the LOC101506399 gene encoding root phototropism protein 3-like isoform X2, translated as MVSRSEYLNRLVLTRANNIEDNTTTTTTIRIDNLPGGRKTLELVVKFCYGWKFDMTKSNIASLYSAANFLEMSEEIEQQNLISMTESFLTFLLFSSWKDTFCILKSCESISHWAKELQIVKRCSEAIAWKSCAIQNVQSKTNNPWWFEDVSLLRIDHFIEVIQLIKKRGMKSNLVGSCIQYWTTKWFSEVTLGFDHNVTPKHMTIKLHRVSIECLIKMLPIEENSVSCNFLLQLLKVGMVLKINDELLCVVERRVVLMLEQCSVQDLLVKNHGDKDSLYDVDVVVKVLQCYVCGMSSNHAAKLQTVGRLVDGYLSQVARDQRVKVESFKLLVEALPQNARDFDDNLYRAIDMYLKAHPYLTEEERENVCSVLEYHRLSQEARMHVMKNDRLPLKLSTQFVLLEQVNMSWTMASNGSYCQRTRTQTNIRVSKDFNRQMNHEIKVMRKDVEMMKSQLLDLNTCKMKIQKQLKICTH; from the exons ATGGTCTCAAGAAGCGAATATTTGAATAGGCTTGTCTTGACAAGAGCAAACAACATAGAAGAcaatactactactactactaccaTTCGAATAGACAATCTTCCAGGTGGTAGAAAAACTTTAGAGTTAGTAGTCAAATTCTGTTACGGTTGGAAATTTGACATGACTAAATCCAACATTGCTTCATTATATTCCGCCGCAAATTTCTTAGAAATGTCTGAAGAAATTGAACAACAAAATCTCATTTCCATGACAGAATCATTTCTAACCTTTCTATTATTTTCTTCATGGAAAGACACATTTTGTATACTCAAAAGTTGTGAATCAATTTCCCATTGGGCCAAAGAGTTACAAATAGTGAAACGTTGCTCAGAAGCAATAGCTTGGAAGTCATGTGCAATTCAAAATGTGCAAAGCAAAACTAATAATCCTTGGTGGTTTGAAGATGTATCACTTTTACGTATCGATCATTTTATTGAAGTGATTCAATTGATCAAAAAGCGCGGAATGAAATCAAATCTTGTTGGTTCTTGTATACAATATTGGACTACAAAATGGTTCTCTGAAGTTACACTTGGATTTGATCATAATGTGACTCCTAAACACATGACAATAAAGTTGCATAGAGTTTCAATAGAGTGTTTGATTAAAATGCTTCCTATTGAAGAAAATTCAGTGTCTTGCAATTTTTTGCTTCAATTGTTAAAGGTAGGGATGGTGTTGAAAATCAATGATGAGTTGTTGTGTGTGGTAGAAAGAAGAGTTGTTTTAATGTTGGAGCAGTGTAGTGTTCAAGacttattggttaaaaatcatggAGATAAAGATTCTTTGTATGatgttgatgttgttgttaAAGTGTTGCAATGTTATGTTTGTGGCATGTCAAGTAATCATGCAGCAAAACTTCAAACTGTTGGAAGGTTGGTGGATGGTTATCTATCACAAGTTGCAAGGGATCAGAGGGTTAAAGTGGAAAGTTTCAAGTTGCTTGTTGAAGCATTGCCACAAAATGCTAGAGACTTTGATGACAATCTCTATAGAGCAATTGACATGTACCTTAAG GCACATCCATATTTGACAGAAGAAGAACGAGAAAATGTGTGTAGTGTCTTGGAATACCATAGATTATCACAAGAAGCACGTATGCATGTGATGAAGAATGATAGGTTGCCTTTGAAATTATCAACACAGTTTGTCCTTCTAGAACAAGTGAACATGTCATGGACAATGGCAAGTAATGGATCATATTGCCAAAGAACTAGAACTCAGACAAACATAAGGGTAAGCAAAGATTTTAACAGACAAATGAATCACGAGATAAAAGTGATGAGAAAAGATGTTGAAATGATGAAGTCTCAGCTCTTGGACCTAAATACTTGCAAAATGAAAATCCAAAAGCAACTGAAGATATGCACTCATTGA
- the LOC101507067 gene encoding nuclear transcription factor Y subunit C-3-like, with product MDHQGHGQNPSMGVVGSGQMATYGSNPYQPNHLTGSPGMVVPSVGTIQSTGQPDGSQLGQHQLAYQHMHQQQQQQQQQQLQAFWGNQYQEIEKVTDFKNHSLPLARIKKIMKADEDVKMISAEAPVVFARACEMFILELTLRSWNHTEENKRRTLQKNDIAAAITGTDIFDFLVDIVPREDLKDEVLASIPRGTMPVAGPVDGLPYCYMPPQHAQQPGTAGLMMHNPNVYAPQSHPYMAPQMWPQPPDQQQSSSDH from the coding sequence ATGGATCATCAAGGTCATGGTCAGAACCCATCTATGGGAGTTGTTGGTAGTGGACAAATGGCTACATATGGCTCTAATCCATACCAGCCCAATCATCTAACTGGGTCACCTGGGATGGTTGTTCCCTCTGTTGGGACTATTCAATCCACTGGTCAACCTGATGGATCTCAGCTGGGACAACATCAACTTGCTTATCAGCATATGCATCAGCAACAAcaacagcagcaacaacaacaactccAGGCCTTTTGGGGAAATCAATATCAAGAAATCGAGAAGGTAACTGATTTCAAGAACCACAGCCTTCCTTTAGCAAGGATCAAGAAGATTATGAAGGCTGATGAGGATGTGAAGATGATATCAGCAGAGGCGCCGGTTGTATTTGCTAGGGCCTGTGAAATGTTCATACTAGAGTTAACCTTGCGTTCTTGGAATCACACTGAGGAGAACAAAAGGCGAACACTTCAAAAGAATGATATTGCAGCAGCCATCACAGGAACTGATATCTTTGATTTCTTGGTTGACATTGTGCCTCGGGAGGACTTGAAAGATGAAGTGCTTGCATCAATACCAAGAGGAACAATGCCTGTTGCAGGACCTGTTGATGGACTTCCTTATTGCTATATGCCGCCTCAACATGCACAGCAACCTGGAACTGCTGGTCTCATGATGCACAATCCAAATGTATATGCTCCGCAGTCTCATCCATACATGGCACCTCAAATGTGGCCCCAACCGCCGGATCAACAACAATCGTCTTCAGATCATTAG
- the LOC101507584 gene encoding uncharacterized protein produces MSKQDMMKIQNCLLKVNIHCDGCEQKVKKLLQKIDGVYSVNIDAEQGKVMVSGDVDPAKLIKKLKGSGKHAELWGGQRGMMFNNHQQNFQQPQFKNLQIDNNTKGGKNSNKSQNLKGQKDGGVGQVAQFQNPKGGKDLKVPSKSVKFDLSEDDFDESDGDFDDYDDEDDFDDDDDEDDDIGHGHGNNGFGHPMHNNNKMMAMMGNGRGPQLGPSGMMNGPAKGNGFGGGGGNNYANAKKGDVIDLPMMQMKGKGGNYNEGKNGKKGGGEDGGKKNKGGKQKGGGGNDLGGDNKKKNGKAKNGGGGGGFLVRFLGFGKKSKKGGSTDTTNKNKNNGGANNINKNNKGKDGKKSGSGGKLDKVEFDFQDFDVTTHGKNGKGGKVTGGKGNNNGYGHGNNNVNVGQMGAMNQMGQMGSMNRMGPMGQMGSMDQMRNIAAVQGLPAGASAAAMNGGYYQGMQMQPNPYQQQQQQQQQQQYMAMMMNQQQQQQQLQQQQANMNMYPPHMMYGRPHPSMNYMPPPPMPSHPMADPITHVFSDENTESCSIM; encoded by the exons ATGAGTAAACAAGACATGATGAAAATTCAG AATTGTCTTCTCAAGGTTAATATCCACTGTGATGGCTGTGAGCAGAAAGTTAAGAAACTACTTCAGAAAATTGATG GGGTGTATTCTGTGAATATAGATGCAGAACAAGGAAAGGTTATGGTGTCAGGTGATGTAGATCCagcaaaactcataaaaaagcTGAAAGGTTCAGGGAAACATGCTGAACTATGGGGTGGTCAGAGAGGCATGATGTTCaacaatcatcaacaaaactttCAACAACCTCAGTTTAAGAACTTGCAAATTGATAATAACACCAAAGGGGGTAAGAATAGCAACAAGTCTCAGAATCTAAAGGGTCAGAAAGATGGTGGTGTTGGTCAAGTAGCACAGTTTCAAAATCCCAAAGGGGGAAAAGATCTCAAAGTGCCTAGTAAATCTGTCAAATTTGACTTGTCTGAGGACGACTTTGATGAGAGTGATGGTGATTTTGACGACtatgatgatgaagatgattttgatgatgatgatgatgaagatgatgatatTGGTCATGGCCATGGTAACAATGGATTTGGGCATCCTATGCATAATAataacaagatgatggctatgaTGGGGAATGGTCGTGGGCCACAACTTGGGCCTAGTGGTATGATGAATGGGCCTGCTAAAGGTAATGGTTTTGGTGGTGGGGGTGGTAATAATTATGCAAATGCCAAAAAAGGTGATGTCATAGATCTACCAATGATGCAAATGAAGGGTAAAGGTGGAAATTACAATGAGGGTAAAAATGGAAAGAAAGGAGGGGGTGAAGATGGCGGTAAAAAGAACAAAGGTGGAAAGCAAAAGGGTGGTGGTGGTAATGATTTGGGGGGTGATAATAAGAAAAAGAATGGTAAAGCCAAAAATGGTGGTGGCGGCGGTGGTTTTCTAGTTAGGTTTCTAGGGTTTGGAAAAAAGAGCAAGAAGGGAGGTTCCACCGACACAACAAACAAGAACAAAAACAATGGAGGTGCAAACAACATCAACAAGAACAACAAGGGAAAAGATGGTAAGAAAAGTGGATCAGGTGGAAAATTGGATAAAGTTGAATTTGATTTCCAAGATTTTGATGTTACTACTCATGGTAAAAATGGTAAAGGTGGAAAAGTTACTGGTGGCAAGGGTAATAATAATGGTTATGGTCATGGTAATAATAATGTTAATGTGGGCCAGATGGGTGCTATGAATCAGATGGGCCAAATGGGTTCAATGAATCGGATGGGTCCAATGGGCCAGATGGGTTCAATGGACCAAATGAGGAATATTGCGGCAGTGCAAGGGCTACCTGCCGGGGCTTCTGCGGCCGCGATGAACGGGGGTTATTATCAAGGTATGCAGATGCAACCAAATCCTTATCAACAACAACAGCAGcaacagcagcaacaacaatacATGGCTATGATGATGAACCAACAACAACAGCAGCAGCAGctacaacaacaacaagcaAATATGAACATGTATCCACCACATATGATGTATGGTAGGCCACATCCATCAATGAACTATATGCCACCACCACCAATGCCATCACACCCTATGGCTGATCCTATCACTCATGTTTTCAGTGATGAGAACACTGAGAGTTGCAGCATCATGTAA
- the LOC101505864 gene encoding uncharacterized protein isoform X1, producing MEDESAASKCDFSNDSSCSCPICLGPLIQVSYLDHCFHKFCFNCILRWTNVVSGNHRTPISSVKCPLCKRDNFSIIYGVDGTCFQRHYVNANVEDCFILSRAHRYRLQCYYTEQGFLEDIFNILQYWKSCKYNQPNNWLQSWLTREIQALTQEEDVDIIVHHIFGVVKALWTSREQKSGINVPENKQEEFKMSVSEAARPFLGARTDRFVYEIQLFLASGLNIEAYDAVYIQRLGWSSPGVNTEVSQNELIDRSTVIPYLYIFDDDSDGNE from the exons ATGGAAGATGAATCAGCAGCGAGCAAGTGTGATTTTTCGAATGATTCCAGTTGCTCCTGCCCAATCTGCCTGGGACCGTTAATTCAAGTTTCATACCTCGACCACTGTTTTCATAAGTTTTGCTTCAATTGCATTTTACGCTGGACCAACGTCGTTTCTGGTAACCACCGTACTCCAATTTCTTCTGTAAAATGCCCCCTTTGTAAG AGAGATAATTTTTCTATCATATATGGAGTTGATGGAACTTGCTTTCAACGCCATTATGTAAATGCTAATGTTGAAGATTG TTTTATCTTATCCAGAGCACACAGATATAGATTACAATGCTATTATACTGAACAAG GTTTCTTAGAAGACATATTCAATATATTGCAATATTGGAAATCTTGTAAGTATAATCAGCCAAACAACTGGCTTCAAAGTTGGTTAACAAGGGAAATTCAAGCCCTTACCCAG GAGGAGGATGTTGACATCATTGTCCACCATATCTTTGGTGTGGTCAAAGCATTATGGACAAG TAGAGAGCAGAAGTCAGGCATAAATGTACCTGAAAATAAACAGGAGGAGTTCAAGATGTCAGTCTCTGAAGCAGCAAGGCCTTTTCTGGGAGCAAGAACGGACAGATTTGTGTATGAAATTCAACTATTTCTTGCTTCAGGATTGAATATTGAAGCTTATGACGCAGTATACATTCAACGATTAGGTTGGAGCTCACCAGGGGTAAACACTGAAGTTTCTCAAAATGAATTGATTGATCGATCTACTGTGATTCCATACCTGTACATATTTGATGATGACTCTGATGGAAATGAGTag
- the LOC101505864 gene encoding uncharacterized protein isoform X2, whose translation MEDESAASKCDFSNDSSCSCPICLGPLIQVSYLDHCFHKFCFNCILRWTNVVSGNHRTPISSVKCPLCKRDNFSIIYGVDGTCFQRHYVNANVEDCFILSRAHRYRLQCYYTEQGFLEDIFNILQYWKSCKYNQPNNWLQSWLTREIQALTQEEDVDIIVHHIFGVVKALWTREQKSGINVPENKQEEFKMSVSEAARPFLGARTDRFVYEIQLFLASGLNIEAYDAVYIQRLGWSSPGVNTEVSQNELIDRSTVIPYLYIFDDDSDGNE comes from the exons ATGGAAGATGAATCAGCAGCGAGCAAGTGTGATTTTTCGAATGATTCCAGTTGCTCCTGCCCAATCTGCCTGGGACCGTTAATTCAAGTTTCATACCTCGACCACTGTTTTCATAAGTTTTGCTTCAATTGCATTTTACGCTGGACCAACGTCGTTTCTGGTAACCACCGTACTCCAATTTCTTCTGTAAAATGCCCCCTTTGTAAG AGAGATAATTTTTCTATCATATATGGAGTTGATGGAACTTGCTTTCAACGCCATTATGTAAATGCTAATGTTGAAGATTG TTTTATCTTATCCAGAGCACACAGATATAGATTACAATGCTATTATACTGAACAAG GTTTCTTAGAAGACATATTCAATATATTGCAATATTGGAAATCTTGTAAGTATAATCAGCCAAACAACTGGCTTCAAAGTTGGTTAACAAGGGAAATTCAAGCCCTTACCCAG GAGGAGGATGTTGACATCATTGTCCACCATATCTTTGGTGTGGTCAAAGCATTATGGACAAG AGAGCAGAAGTCAGGCATAAATGTACCTGAAAATAAACAGGAGGAGTTCAAGATGTCAGTCTCTGAAGCAGCAAGGCCTTTTCTGGGAGCAAGAACGGACAGATTTGTGTATGAAATTCAACTATTTCTTGCTTCAGGATTGAATATTGAAGCTTATGACGCAGTATACATTCAACGATTAGGTTGGAGCTCACCAGGGGTAAACACTGAAGTTTCTCAAAATGAATTGATTGATCGATCTACTGTGATTCCATACCTGTACATATTTGATGATGACTCTGATGGAAATGAGTag
- the LOC101505532 gene encoding amidase 1: protein METASDYGAFIEKFILPPTSSSPDHPLNSLTFAVKDIFDVKGYVAGFGNPDWARTHQVAVSTAPTVLALLNAGATCVGKTVMDEMAYSINGENIHYGTPRNPCAEDRVPGGSSSGSAVAVGAKLVDFSLGTDTGGSVRVPASYCGIFGFRPSHGAILKSGVVPMAQSFDTVGWFARDPKILSRVGHVLLQSPHVTSVRPTQIIIAEDCFQLSTVPFDVVTRTVIKAIQKLYGDDVLRHEILGEYVKAKVPSLEHFMSEDNADQLYKIPSLTALSSAMRLLQRYEFKNNHGEWINAVKPDLGPGISERVSEALSTTGEGIETYHSIKRELHDALTDLLGDFGVLMIPTVPGPPPKLQTKPSELDVFRARAFSLLSIVGVSGFCQVNIPLGMYNDLPVSVSLVARNGADGFLLHLVENIYDNIEK, encoded by the exons atggaaacagcctcagattACGGAGCATTCATTGAGAAATTCATTTTACCACCAACTTCTTCTTCCCCTGATCATCCTTTGAATTCACTCACCTTTGCAGTCAAAGACAT ATTTGATGTGAAAGGGTATGTAGCTGGATTTGGGAATCCTGATTGGGCAAGGACTCATCAGGTTGCTGTTTCAACTGCTCCAACAGTTTTGGCTCTCTTGAATGCAGGTGCCACTTGTGTTGGTAAAACTGTCATGGATGAAATGGCTTACAG TATAAATGGAGAAAATATACACTACGGCACACCTAGAAATCCTTGTGCAGAAGACCGAGTTCCTGGAGGATCTTCAAGTGGCTCTGCTGTTGCAGTTGGTGCAAAGCTTGTGGATTTCTCTTTAG GAACTGATACAGGAGGAAGTGTAAGAGTGCCTGCATCATATTGTGGGATTTTCGGTTTCCGTCCTTCTCATGGTGCTATCTTGAAATCAGGAGTTGTCCCAATGGCACAAAGCTTTGATACTGTGG GATGGTTTGCTAGGGATCCAAAGATTTTAAGCAGAGTTGGACACGTACTTTTGCAATCGCCACACGTCACATCTGTTAGACCTACTCAGATTATCATTGCAGAAGATTGTTTTCAGCTTTCAACTGTTCCTTTTGATGTAGTTACACGGACTGTCATCAAAGCAATACAGAAGTTGTACGGAG ATGATGTATTAAGGCATGAAATCCTTGGTGAATATGTGAAGGCCAAAGTACCGAGTTTAGAGCATTTCATGAGTGAAGACAATGCAGACCAATTATACAAAATTCCATCACTGACTGCACTTTCAAGTGCCATGCGATTGCTTCAGAG GTATGAATTTAAGAATAACCATGGTGAATGGATCAATGCAGTCAAACCTGATTTAGGTCCTGGAATTTCAGAACGTGTATCAGAAGCCCTAAGCACAACAGGGGAGGGCATTGAGACCTATCATTCTATAAAAAGGGAGTTGCATGATGCTCTTACTGATCTTCTTGGG GATTTCGGTGTTCTCATGATCCCCACAGTTCCAGGACCTCCACCTAAACTACAAACAAAACCATCTGAATTAGACGTTTTTCGTGCAAGGGCTTTTAGCCTGCTGTCCATTGTTGGAGTGTCAGGATTTTGCCAG GTAAACATACCACTAGGGATGTATAATGACCTCCCTGTATCAGTTTCTTTGGTAGCCAGGAATGGTGCAGATGGATTCTTACTTCACCTTGTTGAGAATATATATGATAACATAGAAAAATAG
- the LOC101506728 gene encoding increased DNA methylation 2, whose amino-acid sequence MRCIVPSSLNSWFQRDMSQPQNKMDASNQYPTTLAKLGPNNNLKNDTPNDDQCFLLYFIMGTYFGPHIKGEKKSVLQRVAEGLPSYSRDQLTTSNIKVVELERIYYYILRNVDKSLTVKLPFLRRYFQGLEFGSNCNYPQFPDLFPLELHPQYRFKSQYKIVESVVFIDSPEMFYLNHEDVERFKRLSGVEDFVVDKDAARLFNFFDGSGLRNRSVRKVGVNRNMPLPELQSCSRSIASKKLNESDDFSELPHARVVTPISCVPCDGDMEASEEKGDSEKVGPAAVLFLPSRPSKKEWSDIVAATKNGFGLTGGAAMGRVGPIIGLVDIGECEDSYLFRMSLPGVKRDEKAFSCEVDTNGKVLIRGVTTTGEKTVSRYSQVFEMQTHNLCPPGHFSITFQLPGPVDPHQFSGNFGIDGILEGMVMKGKPR is encoded by the exons ATGCGCTGCATTGTTCCCTCTTCTCTTA ACTCATGGTTTCAGCGTGACATGTCTCAGCCTCAAAATAAAATGGATGCATCTAACCAATATCCAACCACATTAGCAAAATTAGGACCCAACAATAACCTAAAAAACGATACACCTAACGATGATCAATGTTTTCTCCTTTACTTCATTATGGGCACATACTTTGGCCCTCATATCAAAGGTGAGAAAAAATCAGTGTTACAAAGAGTAGCTGAAGGACTTCCTTCATACTCACGTGATCAATTAACAACTTCAAACATCAAAGTTGTTGAATTGGAACGCATTTACTATTATATACTTAGGAATGTTGATAAATCATTAACAGTAAAGTTACCCTTTTTGCGCCGTTACTTTCAAGGGTTAGAATTTGGTTCCAATTGCAATTACCCTCAGTTTCCTGATTTGTTCCCTCttgaattacaccctcaatatagGTTTAAGAGTCAGTATAAGATCGTTGAAAGTGTTGTCTTCATTGATAGCCCTGAAATGTTTTACCTTAATCATGAGGATGTTGAGAGGTTTAAGAGATTGAGTGGGGTGGAGGATTTTGTTGTTGACAAAGATGCTGCTagattgtttaatttttttgatggtAGCGGTTTGCGTAATAGGTCAGTTCGGAAGGTTGGGGTTAATAGAAATATGCCTTTGCCTGAACTTCAGTCTTGTAGTAGGAGTATTGCTTCGAAGAAACTGAATGAAAGTGATGATTTTTCTGAATTGCCGCATGCTCGTGTTGTTACGCCTATTAGTTGTGTGCCGTGTGATGGTGATATGGAGGCTTCAGAAGAGAAAGGTGATTCGGAGAAAGTTGGTCCTGCTGCTGTCTTATTCCTTCCTTCTCGTCCGAGTAAGAAGGAATGGTCTGACATTGTGGCTGCTACCAAGAATGGTTTTGGATTGACCGGAGGTGCGGCTATGGGGCGGGTTGGACCCATAATTGGACTTGTGGATATTGGAGAGTGTGAAGACTCGTACCTATTTCGTATGTCTCTCCCTGGGGTGAAGAGGGATGAAA AGGCATTCAGCTGCGAGGTTGACACGAATGGCAAAGTATTGATACGCGGAGTAACCACAACAGGAGAGAAGACAGTGTCAAGGTACTCTCAGGTGTTTGAAATGCAAACTCACAACCTTTGCCCACCAGGCCATTTCTCTATCACATTTCAGCTGCCCGGCCCCGTTGATCCGCATCAATTTTCAGGTAACTTTGGCATTGATGGGATTCTTGAAGGAATGGTTATGAAAGGGAAACCTAGGTAA